A window of the Paenibacillus woosongensis genome harbors these coding sequences:
- a CDS encoding FAD-dependent oxidoreductase codes for MAEVIVIGAGPAGASAALFLAKAGKETLVLDSNTSMTKRAWIENHYGARGISGPELLQIGREQAEKFGAKFIEEKVTAIDTNGGSKVTVKTDSGRSFEASHIILATGVLTDLASSIGLELKEGTEPRIKTVIQTDGAGRTSKPRIWAAGTAAGVSVHTIITAGDGAKVAIELISELNGERYVDHDILKSE; via the coding sequence GTGGCTGAGGTCATTGTGATCGGAGCAGGGCCAGCGGGAGCCAGCGCAGCTTTGTTCCTGGCAAAGGCAGGGAAGGAGACCCTTGTGCTTGATAGCAATACGAGCATGACTAAACGGGCATGGATCGAGAACCATTATGGAGCCAGAGGAATATCCGGTCCGGAGTTACTGCAAATTGGACGTGAACAGGCAGAGAAGTTCGGGGCCAAATTCATCGAAGAGAAGGTAACGGCCATTGATACGAATGGCGGTTCGAAAGTGACCGTGAAGACGGATTCAGGCCGCAGCTTTGAAGCATCCCATATTATTCTGGCTACGGGCGTCCTGACCGATTTGGCCAGCTCCATCGGGCTCGAACTGAAGGAAGGCACGGAACCGCGGATCAAGACGGTGATCCAGACGGACGGAGCTGGAAGAACGAGCAAGCCGCGGATCTGGGCAGCGGGCACGGCTGCCGGCGTCAGCGTCCATACGATCATTACCGCAGGCGACGGAGCTAAGGTAGCCATCGAATTAATCAGCGAGCTTAATGGCGAACGCTACGTTGACCACGATATACTTAAAAGCGAATAA
- a CDS encoding winged helix-turn-helix transcriptional regulator, whose protein sequence is MEDAHHTLCPRFESAFSILGKRWNGLIIHSLMTGPKRFKDISNLIPSMSDKMLSERMKDLENEGILVRHVYPETPVRIEYELTEKGLALGPVMGEVQCWAEKWIE, encoded by the coding sequence ATGGAAGATGCGCATCATACGCTGTGTCCGCGGTTCGAGTCGGCATTCTCGATCTTGGGCAAGCGCTGGAACGGACTGATCATTCATTCGTTGATGACCGGGCCTAAGCGATTTAAGGACATCTCCAACTTGATTCCGTCGATGAGCGATAAAATGCTGTCCGAACGGATGAAGGATCTGGAGAATGAAGGCATTCTCGTCCGTCACGTATATCCGGAGACGCCGGTGAGAATCGAATATGAGCTGACGGAAAAAGGGCTGGCATTAGGACCGGTCATGGGCGAGGTTCAATGCTGGGCCGAGAAATGGATCGAATAA
- a CDS encoding carbohydrate ABC transporter permease — MNKAMRSPLMYALFLIPTFVGIVLFFIYPVANAAFYSFTDWNGIAKTYNFTGLANYTKSMSQNAFWVSVKNNGFFILFSVFIQVPLIILFSLLIANVKKLKGLYKTAVFMPSVMSTAVIGILWGFIYEPDIGLFNHVLGLFGIDKVYWLSDRNWAMISILITNAWQWTGFYIVMVLAAIISIPKELDEAAMIDGATGFQRAMRITMPLIMPIVSVVIMLSIAGAMKAADIIIVMTKGGPAGSTEVMATYMLKHSITSFKYGYGNSIAVLIFIFTLIITALYQVLVVRRTERIEY; from the coding sequence ATGAATAAGGCGATGAGAAGTCCGCTGATGTATGCGTTGTTTCTGATCCCGACCTTTGTCGGTATCGTATTATTTTTTATTTATCCCGTAGCTAATGCCGCATTTTACAGCTTCACCGATTGGAACGGGATTGCCAAGACGTATAACTTCACCGGGTTAGCAAATTATACGAAGTCCATGAGCCAAAACGCGTTTTGGGTATCGGTCAAAAATAACGGTTTCTTTATTTTGTTTTCTGTTTTTATTCAAGTTCCGCTGATTATCCTATTCTCGCTTCTGATTGCAAACGTCAAGAAGCTGAAGGGGCTGTATAAAACGGCCGTGTTCATGCCTTCCGTCATGTCGACGGCGGTGATCGGTATTTTGTGGGGATTCATTTATGAACCGGATATCGGGCTGTTCAACCATGTGCTTGGACTGTTCGGCATCGACAAAGTTTATTGGCTGTCGGACCGCAACTGGGCCATGATCTCCATCCTGATCACGAACGCTTGGCAGTGGACAGGATTCTATATCGTCATGGTGCTGGCGGCGATCATTTCCATTCCGAAGGAGCTGGACGAAGCGGCGATGATTGACGGGGCGACAGGCTTCCAGCGGGCCATGCGGATCACGATGCCGCTCATTATGCCGATCGTGTCGGTTGTCATCATGCTGTCGATCGCCGGAGCCATGAAAGCGGCGGACATTATTATCGTCATGACCAAGGGCGGACCGGCCGGTTCTACCGAGGTGATGGCCACCTACATGCTGAAGCACTCCATCACCAGCTTTAAATACGGATACGGGAACAGCATCGCGGTCTTGATTTTTATTTTTACACTTATCATTACTGCGCTTTATCAAGTCCTTGTAGTGAGAAGAACGGAAAGGATCGAATATTGA
- a CDS encoding sugar phosphate isomerase/epimerase family protein, producing MKLGVFLVLFGGRSLEEALDMAAAEGLKAVEIGTGGYPGNSHCNPDVLLEDKAALERFKKAVESRGMIISALSCHGNPLHPQKAIAKEFHDAFVKTVQLAERLEVPVVNTFSGCPGDHEDAKYPNWPVAPWPNDYQEILDWQWENKVIPYWTEWGKYAADRNVKIGLELHGGFSVHTPGTLLRLREAAGEVIGANLDPSHMWWQGIDPVQAISILGRAGAIHHFHAKDTSVDPINVNMHGITDMQPYTAMMDRAWQFRTVGYGHDLKTWSDIISALRLVGYDYVISIEHEDGLMSIEEGFTKAVRNLQGIMIEDSATDMWWV from the coding sequence ATGAAACTAGGGGTATTTCTCGTTCTGTTTGGCGGGCGTTCATTGGAAGAGGCGCTGGATATGGCGGCAGCGGAGGGATTAAAGGCGGTGGAAATCGGTACCGGCGGCTATCCCGGCAATTCCCACTGCAATCCGGACGTGCTGCTTGAAGACAAAGCGGCCTTGGAGCGCTTCAAAAAAGCGGTGGAATCGCGCGGCATGATCATCAGTGCTCTGAGCTGCCATGGCAACCCGCTCCATCCGCAGAAGGCGATAGCTAAGGAATTCCATGATGCGTTCGTCAAGACGGTACAGCTCGCGGAGCGGCTGGAGGTTCCGGTCGTCAATACGTTCTCGGGCTGTCCGGGCGACCATGAGGATGCCAAGTATCCGAACTGGCCGGTAGCCCCTTGGCCGAACGATTACCAGGAAATACTGGACTGGCAGTGGGAGAACAAAGTGATCCCTTATTGGACGGAATGGGGAAAATATGCTGCGGACCGCAATGTGAAAATTGGTCTAGAGCTTCATGGCGGATTTTCCGTCCATACGCCTGGGACCTTGCTGCGTCTGCGCGAGGCCGCAGGCGAAGTGATCGGAGCTAACCTGGATCCGAGTCATATGTGGTGGCAGGGCATCGATCCGGTACAGGCGATTTCCATTCTGGGCCGGGCGGGAGCGATTCACCATTTCCATGCGAAGGATACTTCGGTGGACCCAATCAATGTCAATATGCACGGCATTACGGACATGCAGCCGTATACGGCGATGATGGACCGGGCTTGGCAGTTCCGTACGGTCGGCTACGGCCATGATCTTAAGACGTGGAGCGATATCATCAGCGCTCTTCGCCTGGTCGGCTACGACTATGTGATCAGCATCGAGCATGAAGACGGATTGATGTCGATTGAGGAAGGCTTCACGAAGGCGGTACGCAATCTACAGGGAATCATGATCGAGGATTCCGCCACCGATATGTGGTGGGTATAA
- a CDS encoding formate/nitrite transporter family protein, with protein MYTQNIEAIIEAAVKKRDAMRESLPRYIVSALLAGAYVGLGIILIFSLGAPLAKAESPIQSLVMGASFGIALTLVVFAGSELFTGNNMFFTISTLAKRTSPGDTLKNWAIVFLGNLAGAVALSLLIVGSGLFKAAGPEHLIFAASAKKMAAPISELFFRGILCNWLVCLALWMANRAKDDISKLVLIWWCLFAFIASGYEHSVANMTLLSLSLLLPGHPETISLAGWLHNMIPVTLGNMIGGIVFVGMAYWFISPVRKQNGDSK; from the coding sequence ATGTATACACAAAATATCGAGGCCATTATTGAAGCGGCAGTCAAGAAAAGGGATGCGATGCGGGAGAGCCTGCCGAGGTATATCGTATCCGCATTGCTCGCCGGTGCCTATGTGGGGCTCGGGATCATCCTTATTTTTAGTCTCGGCGCTCCGCTGGCCAAAGCGGAATCTCCCATTCAATCGCTCGTCATGGGGGCATCCTTCGGGATAGCCCTCACCTTGGTCGTCTTTGCCGGCTCGGAGCTGTTTACGGGAAACAACATGTTTTTTACGATCAGCACGCTCGCTAAGCGGACGTCGCCAGGCGACACACTGAAGAACTGGGCGATTGTGTTCCTTGGCAACTTGGCGGGCGCAGTGGCGCTAAGCCTGCTCATTGTTGGCTCGGGCCTGTTCAAGGCAGCTGGACCGGAGCATCTGATCTTCGCCGCTTCAGCGAAAAAGATGGCCGCCCCGATATCAGAGCTGTTTTTTCGCGGAATATTGTGCAACTGGCTGGTCTGTCTGGCGCTATGGATGGCGAACCGGGCCAAGGATGACATCTCCAAGCTGGTGTTGATCTGGTGGTGCCTCTTTGCCTTTATTGCCAGCGGTTACGAGCACAGCGTCGCCAACATGACCTTACTCAGTCTTTCGCTGCTGCTCCCGGGCCATCCGGAGACGATTTCTCTCGCCGGCTGGCTGCACAACATGATTCCCGTAACGCTGGGGAATATGATAGGCGGCATCGTATTCGTAGGCATGGCCTACTGGTTCATCTCCCCTGTACGCAAGCAGAATGGTGACTCGAAATGA
- the nirB gene encoding nitrite reductase large subunit NirB translates to MNTHKPKLVVIGNGMAGISTVEQILKLTTQFEITVFGSEPHPNYNRIMLSYVLEGSKTIDDIVLNDWQWYADNGITLHTGTKVVKIDETHKEVVTEEGMRVPYDKVIIATGSNSFILPIPGSDKQGVIGFRDIADCNQMLEAAKTYKKAAVIGGGLLGLEAAKGLVQLGMDVTVVHLMEDLMERQLDHQAALMLRAELERQGIKFKMQAQTVELLGGERVSGLRFADDTVLDAEFVVMAVGIKPNVEVARNSGIEVNRGIVVNDYMQTSMKDVYSVGECNEHRGVCYGLVAPLFEQGMVLAKHICGVETAAYEGSVVSTKLKISGVDVFSTGEFIDGPEHTVIVSKDDWKRTYKKILLKDGIMVGAVLYGDITDSAELQKLIKQKTTMTDELYNTLMGTGCCGSGAKKAATVETMSDDEIVCGCNGVTKGSIIDAVTNQGLTTVDEIKACTGATRSCGGCKPVVEQILQYVLGDGFKTAAKQGICGCTTLSRDEIVAEIKAKGLQTTKEVMHVLGWNEPEGCSKCRPALNYYLGMIYPDTHEDEKESRFVNERMNANIQKDGTYTVVPRMYGGVTTPEDLKKIADVSLKYDVKVVKVTGGQRLDLIGVKKEDLPKVWEELGMPSGYAYAKSLRTVKTCVGSQFCRFGTQDSMSMGALLERKFERIDYPAKFKMAVNGCPRNCAEACTKDIGIVGNDGGWEIFIGGNGGIKARLADSLCKVKTDEELIEVCGAVIQYYRETGNYLERTSEWVERVGLEQIKAVAVDDLNHRRELVERVEFALKQAEEPWSKMLNDHDSRSKMFHSVEMKG, encoded by the coding sequence ATGAATACTCACAAACCTAAACTGGTCGTGATCGGGAACGGGATGGCCGGAATCAGTACAGTCGAACAAATTCTGAAGCTGACAACACAATTTGAAATTACGGTATTCGGCAGTGAGCCGCATCCGAACTATAATCGCATCATGCTCTCTTATGTGCTTGAGGGAAGCAAGACGATCGACGATATCGTGCTTAATGACTGGCAATGGTATGCGGACAACGGTATTACGCTGCACACGGGAACCAAAGTCGTAAAAATTGACGAAACGCACAAGGAAGTAGTGACCGAAGAGGGGATGCGGGTTCCTTACGACAAAGTGATTATCGCGACAGGATCAAACTCATTTATTCTGCCTATTCCGGGCAGCGACAAACAAGGCGTGATCGGCTTCCGCGATATTGCAGACTGCAATCAGATGCTGGAGGCTGCTAAGACGTACAAGAAAGCGGCTGTCATCGGCGGGGGACTGCTGGGGCTCGAGGCTGCCAAAGGGCTTGTACAATTGGGCATGGACGTTACGGTTGTCCATTTGATGGAGGATCTGATGGAGCGGCAGCTGGACCATCAGGCCGCGCTTATGCTGCGCGCGGAGCTGGAGCGCCAGGGCATTAAGTTCAAAATGCAGGCGCAGACGGTCGAGCTGCTTGGCGGCGAGAGAGTGAGCGGCCTTCGCTTTGCCGACGATACCGTGCTGGACGCAGAGTTCGTCGTAATGGCCGTAGGCATCAAACCAAACGTTGAGGTAGCCAGGAACAGCGGCATCGAAGTGAACCGAGGCATCGTCGTTAACGATTACATGCAGACGTCGATGAAGGACGTATATTCGGTAGGCGAGTGCAATGAGCATCGCGGCGTATGCTACGGCCTCGTGGCTCCGCTCTTCGAGCAGGGTATGGTGCTGGCAAAGCATATTTGCGGAGTAGAAACCGCCGCCTATGAGGGATCGGTCGTATCAACGAAATTGAAAATTTCCGGCGTGGACGTATTCTCGACCGGCGAATTTATTGACGGACCCGAGCATACGGTCATCGTGAGCAAGGATGATTGGAAGCGCACGTATAAGAAGATCTTGCTGAAAGATGGCATTATGGTTGGCGCCGTCCTGTATGGGGACATCACGGATTCGGCGGAGCTGCAAAAGCTGATCAAACAAAAAACGACCATGACCGACGAGCTGTACAATACGCTGATGGGCACAGGCTGCTGCGGCAGCGGGGCGAAGAAAGCGGCCACGGTCGAGACGATGTCCGACGATGAAATCGTCTGCGGCTGCAACGGAGTGACCAAAGGAAGTATCATTGACGCAGTTACGAACCAGGGCCTGACGACGGTAGACGAAATCAAGGCCTGCACTGGGGCAACCCGTTCGTGCGGAGGCTGCAAGCCGGTCGTTGAGCAAATTCTGCAATATGTGCTGGGAGACGGGTTCAAAACCGCAGCGAAGCAGGGCATCTGCGGCTGCACCACGCTCAGCCGCGACGAAATCGTCGCCGAGATCAAAGCCAAGGGTCTGCAGACGACCAAAGAGGTCATGCATGTTCTCGGCTGGAATGAGCCGGAAGGCTGTTCGAAGTGCCGCCCTGCGCTCAATTATTACCTGGGTATGATCTATCCGGACACCCATGAGGACGAGAAAGAATCGCGCTTCGTCAATGAACGGATGAACGCCAACATTCAGAAGGATGGAACGTATACGGTCGTTCCGCGGATGTACGGGGGCGTAACGACACCGGAAGATTTGAAGAAGATCGCCGATGTCTCGCTGAAATACGACGTTAAGGTAGTTAAAGTGACCGGTGGCCAGCGCCTCGATTTGATTGGCGTGAAAAAGGAGGACCTGCCGAAGGTATGGGAAGAGCTCGGCATGCCGTCGGGGTATGCTTACGCCAAATCGCTGCGTACCGTCAAGACCTGCGTAGGCTCGCAGTTCTGCCGTTTCGGCACCCAGGATTCGATGAGTATGGGAGCGCTGCTGGAACGCAAGTTCGAGCGGATCGACTATCCGGCCAAATTCAAAATGGCTGTCAACGGCTGCCCGCGAAATTGCGCGGAAGCGTGCACGAAGGACATCGGCATCGTCGGCAACGACGGGGGCTGGGAAATCTTCATCGGCGGCAACGGCGGCATTAAAGCCCGCCTGGCGGATTCGCTATGCAAGGTGAAGACGGATGAGGAACTCATCGAAGTATGCGGCGCCGTCATCCAATATTACCGGGAGACGGGCAATTATCTGGAACGCACCTCGGAATGGGTCGAACGCGTTGGCTTGGAGCAAATCAAGGCTGTTGCCGTCGACGATCTGAACCATCGCCGGGAGCTGGTAGAGCGCGTCGAGTTCGCCTTGAAACAGGCGGAGGAACCTTGGAGCAAAATGCTGAATGACCATGACAGCCGCAGCAAAATGTTCCATAGCGTAGAAATGAAGGGATAA
- a CDS encoding ABC transporter substrate-binding protein → MRKSLMMMLSLIFMAGALVAGCGKSNNAAEPVNTGTNGGNAPQGSKAEPFELKMRHIEIGEPNKNRLARLEAVKNKTEEQVPGLTIKLDGVDSEVNRKDKLRSEMAAGNPPDIFDAFGSPDIGVYAKEGLVLDIGPILDELNLRDRFINLDPWTYDGKIYGLPKGGSIEGYFYNKEYFAAKGLEVPKTLAELEALAEKVKADGKVPFAQGSKDAWVPLMTTNNLWSYYAGADFTAGFKTGESKWNDPKMVEAVSKHQEWVKKGYFKKGELGIDYNSQRNQLLTEEAVMMYDGSWASSVFNDAVDADGKSKFGFFVMPPLNEGDGFSSMVDSNNGYGFSAKVADDPQKLEAVKAFIKNFFSDEVQLQSLKEDGLLPSMILSEGDLQANAANDLIKEIILRMNELEYKWPAFDALVQAEVNTELSSGIHRVIEGVQDPQAMLDAVQKVQDEANAAGQ, encoded by the coding sequence GTGAGAAAGAGTCTGATGATGATGTTAAGTCTGATTTTCATGGCCGGCGCTTTGGTGGCAGGCTGCGGAAAAAGCAACAACGCCGCAGAACCGGTTAACACGGGCACCAACGGCGGGAATGCTCCACAAGGCAGCAAGGCGGAGCCGTTTGAGTTAAAGATGCGCCATATCGAAATCGGGGAACCGAACAAAAATCGATTGGCTCGTTTGGAGGCAGTAAAGAACAAAACCGAGGAGCAGGTTCCTGGTTTGACGATCAAGCTGGACGGTGTGGATAGTGAGGTTAACCGGAAAGACAAGCTGAGAAGCGAAATGGCTGCAGGCAATCCTCCGGATATTTTCGACGCCTTCGGCAGCCCGGATATCGGCGTATACGCCAAAGAAGGCTTGGTTCTCGACATCGGTCCAATTCTGGATGAGTTGAATTTGAGGGACCGTTTCATCAACTTGGATCCTTGGACATACGATGGCAAAATATACGGCCTGCCAAAAGGCGGATCGATCGAAGGATATTTCTATAACAAAGAGTATTTTGCTGCGAAAGGGCTGGAAGTCCCGAAAACGCTGGCCGAATTGGAAGCGCTTGCCGAGAAAGTGAAGGCTGATGGCAAGGTTCCTTTCGCCCAAGGCTCCAAGGATGCCTGGGTACCGCTCATGACGACGAATAACCTGTGGTCGTATTATGCGGGAGCGGATTTCACGGCGGGATTCAAGACCGGGGAATCGAAATGGAACGATCCGAAAATGGTCGAAGCCGTGAGCAAACACCAGGAATGGGTGAAGAAGGGTTATTTCAAGAAGGGTGAGCTTGGCATCGACTACAATAGCCAGCGCAACCAGCTGCTGACCGAAGAGGCCGTTATGATGTACGACGGTTCCTGGGCATCTTCGGTGTTCAACGATGCGGTTGACGCGGACGGCAAGAGCAAGTTTGGCTTCTTTGTCATGCCACCGCTGAATGAAGGAGACGGCTTCAGCTCGATGGTTGACTCGAACAACGGCTATGGGTTCTCTGCGAAGGTAGCGGATGATCCGCAAAAATTGGAAGCGGTTAAGGCGTTCATTAAGAACTTTTTCAGCGATGAAGTCCAATTGCAAAGTCTGAAGGAGGACGGACTGCTGCCTTCCATGATTTTGAGCGAGGGAGACCTGCAGGCCAACGCGGCTAATGATCTGATCAAGGAAATCATTCTGCGCATGAATGAACTAGAGTACAAGTGGCCAGCGTTCGATGCCTTGGTGCAGGCTGAAGTCAATACCGAGCTTAGCAGCGGCATCCATCGCGTCATCGAAGGCGTGCAGGACCCGCAGGCTATGCTTGACGCCGTGCAAAAAGTACAAGACGAAGCGAATGCAGCCGGACAATAA
- the nirD gene encoding nitrite reductase small subunit NirD: MGATQETMHHVGTLDMFMKQIGRIVELNGEQIAVFRDSSDRIYAVENRNPHPKGGPLAEGIVSGHYLYDPLYDWKIDLTTGLVQAPDTGQVKVYEVKVENGGVWIGA, translated from the coding sequence ATGGGAGCAACGCAGGAGACCATGCACCATGTAGGCACGCTGGATATGTTTATGAAGCAGATCGGGCGGATCGTGGAATTAAACGGCGAGCAAATTGCCGTATTCCGCGATTCCTCCGACCGGATTTATGCCGTTGAGAACAGGAATCCCCACCCAAAGGGCGGACCGCTGGCCGAGGGCATCGTGTCGGGCCACTATTTATATGATCCGCTGTACGATTGGAAGATCGATTTAACAACGGGGCTGGTACAAGCTCCAGATACCGGACAGGTAAAGGTATATGAGGTGAAGGTAGAGAACGGCGGCGTATGGATTGGCGCATAG